The following coding sequences are from one Deinococcus betulae window:
- the cysS gene encoding cysteine--tRNA ligase, protein MTDHPTRQPDPSIVLYDTLQRQKVPFVPTTPGRVGMYLCGPTVYSDAHLGHAKKEVAFDVIRRAFVHFGYQVRYVANITDVGHLQNDSDDGEDKMLARARLEQLEPMEVADKYMWSFVKDMEALNVLKPSINPRATGHITEQIALIEELVEKGHAYESEGSVYFDVRSWPDYGKLSGRKLDDQEEGVREAVREDKRDPRDFALWKKAEAGHIMRWESPWGVGFPGWHIECSAMSLKYLGEGFDIHGGGLDLQFPHHEAEIAQAEAAGHAFARYWMHNNMLTIGGEKMSKSKGNFLTIQDVLAQHDPMVVRFLLVGSHYRSITEFSDAAFESARSGYRRLSEALNELERRLGSAPDGQNAALDAKIAAHRAAFEDALRDDFNTPKAVAALFGLTTDLNAALGAGPVPSATLERARAAYLDLGGNVLGLFAGGGTAARAQDDSGVVSALMELVLKARQNYRLNKQYQEADELRDTLTRVGVTVEDTKDGPRWKR, encoded by the coding sequence ATGACTGACCACCCGACCCGGCAGCCCGACCCCAGCATTGTCCTGTACGACACCTTGCAGCGCCAGAAAGTGCCGTTCGTGCCCACCACGCCTGGCCGCGTGGGCATGTACCTGTGCGGGCCAACGGTCTACAGCGACGCCCACCTGGGGCATGCCAAAAAGGAAGTGGCCTTTGACGTGATTCGCCGCGCCTTTGTGCATTTTGGCTATCAGGTGCGCTACGTGGCCAACATCACCGACGTGGGGCACCTGCAAAACGACTCGGATGACGGCGAGGACAAGATGCTCGCCCGCGCCCGGCTGGAGCAGCTTGAGCCGATGGAAGTGGCCGACAAGTACATGTGGTCGTTCGTGAAAGACATGGAAGCGCTCAACGTCCTGAAACCCAGCATCAACCCCCGCGCCACCGGCCACATCACCGAGCAGATCGCCCTGATTGAGGAACTGGTCGAGAAGGGCCACGCCTACGAGTCGGAGGGCAGCGTCTACTTTGACGTGCGCTCCTGGCCGGACTACGGCAAGCTCTCGGGCCGCAAGCTGGACGACCAGGAAGAAGGCGTGCGCGAGGCCGTGCGCGAGGACAAACGCGACCCCCGCGACTTTGCACTCTGGAAGAAGGCTGAAGCCGGCCACATCATGCGCTGGGAGTCGCCGTGGGGCGTGGGCTTTCCCGGCTGGCACATCGAATGCAGCGCCATGAGCCTGAAGTATCTGGGGGAGGGCTTTGACATTCACGGGGGCGGCCTGGACCTGCAATTCCCGCACCACGAGGCCGAGATTGCCCAGGCCGAAGCTGCCGGGCACGCCTTTGCCCGCTACTGGATGCACAACAACATGCTGACCATCGGCGGCGAGAAGATGAGCAAAAGCAAGGGCAACTTCCTGACCATTCAGGATGTCCTGGCCCAGCACGACCCGATGGTGGTGCGCTTCTTGCTGGTGGGCAGCCACTACCGCTCTATCACCGAATTCAGCGACGCCGCCTTCGAGAGTGCCCGCAGCGGTTACCGCCGCCTGAGTGAAGCGCTGAACGAACTTGAGCGCCGGCTCGGCAGCGCGCCTGACGGTCAGAACGCGGCGCTGGACGCCAAGATCGCCGCCCATAGAGCGGCCTTTGAAGACGCCCTGCGCGACGACTTTAATACGCCCAAGGCTGTGGCGGCCCTGTTTGGCCTGACCACCGACCTGAATGCGGCGCTGGGGGCTGGCCCTGTCCCCAGCGCCACCCTAGAACGCGCCCGCGCTGCCTACCTGGACCTGGGCGGTAACGTGCTCGGCCTGTTCGCCGGTGGCGGCACCGCCGCGCGGGCTCAGGATGACAGCGGTGTCGTCAGCGCCCTGATGGAACTGGTGCTCAAAGCGCGGCAGAACTACCGCCTTAATAAGCAGTATCAGGAAGCCGACGAGCTGCGCGACACCCTGACCCGCGTGGGCGTCACAGTTGAAGACACCAAGGACGGCCCCCGCTGGAAGCGCTGA
- a CDS encoding YcjF family protein, giving the protein MLPPLVKQMLDNFNLNVDPELSREDNAEEVIKSAALLSGAIAVEPIPFADLLLITPVQGKMVLHIGKIYGFDITPERSLEIAREIGVTIAYGMAARQVMRGLAKLALPVIGGLITAPAVYGWTFALGRLAQNYFERRTQGLPDSRRNQVQVVQEAKRDSRRVLPGAQDFTDLASELRRRAEQKGQGGPPRH; this is encoded by the coding sequence ATGCTGCCGCCGCTCGTTAAACAGATGCTGGACAACTTTAACCTCAATGTTGACCCCGAACTGTCGCGCGAGGACAACGCCGAAGAGGTGATTAAAAGCGCGGCGCTGCTGTCGGGGGCGATTGCCGTAGAGCCGATTCCATTCGCCGATCTGCTGCTGATTACCCCAGTGCAGGGCAAGATGGTGCTGCATATCGGCAAGATTTACGGCTTTGACATCACCCCCGAGCGTTCGCTAGAAATTGCGCGCGAGATTGGCGTGACTATCGCCTACGGCATGGCCGCGCGCCAGGTGATGCGCGGACTGGCCAAGCTGGCGCTGCCCGTGATTGGCGGCCTCATTACCGCTCCAGCGGTCTACGGCTGGACCTTCGCGCTGGGCCGCCTGGCCCAGAACTATTTTGAGCGACGCACCCAGGGGCTGCCGGATTCGCGCCGCAATCAGGTGCAGGTGGTGCAGGAGGCCAAACGCGATTCCCGGCGGGTGCTGCCCGGCGCGCAGGACTTTACCGACCTCGCTTCTGAACTGCGCCGCCGGGCCGAACAGAAGGGTCAGGGCGGCCCGCCCCGACACTAG